In Curtobacterium sp. L6-1, a genomic segment contains:
- a CDS encoding signal peptidase I, whose translation MSAHLADVRRTRGRRRAPSPAAGHASPSAPTARRSTLGAVLRAVGFGLSTGLVLLVAGLAVVLVVVPKATGSMPLSVLTQSMEPTLPPGTLVVVRPVAVDTIEVGDVVTYQIASGQAAVVTHRVVGIASSSDGGRTFTTKGDNNDVADPRPVIPAQVRGTVWYSLPALGTVNQFVNGSRSWLVPTAAVLLLGYGAVMMTAGTVSTVRRRRRRAARRRTSERRAAVARDATQHAPADGSATSAA comes from the coding sequence GTGAGCGCGCACCTCGCCGACGTCCGGCGCACGCGCGGCCGGCGTCGGGCTCCGTCCCCGGCGGCCGGGCATGCCTCGCCGTCGGCGCCGACCGCACGCCGCAGCACCCTCGGCGCCGTGCTCCGGGCCGTCGGGTTCGGTCTCAGCACCGGACTTGTCCTGCTCGTCGCCGGGCTGGCGGTCGTGCTCGTCGTCGTCCCGAAGGCCACCGGGTCCATGCCGCTGTCCGTGCTCACCCAGTCGATGGAGCCGACGCTGCCGCCGGGCACGCTCGTGGTGGTGCGACCGGTGGCGGTCGACACCATCGAGGTCGGGGACGTCGTGACCTACCAGATCGCCTCCGGCCAGGCGGCCGTGGTCACCCACCGCGTCGTCGGCATCGCGTCGTCGTCGGACGGCGGACGCACCTTCACCACCAAGGGCGACAACAACGACGTCGCCGATCCCCGGCCGGTCATCCCGGCGCAGGTCCGCGGCACGGTCTGGTACAGCCTGCCCGCCCTCGGCACGGTGAACCAGTTCGTGAACGGCTCCCGGAGCTGGCTCGTCCCGACCGCGGCAGTCCTGCTCCTGGGCTACGGCGCGGTGATGATGACGGCCGGGACGGTCTCCACCGTCCGGCGCCGCCGACGTCGTGCCGCCCGTCGGCGGACCAGCGAGCGACGGGCGGCGGTCGCGCGGGACGCCACGCAGCACGCTCCGGCCGACGGATCGGCCACCTCCGCGGCCTGA
- a CDS encoding alternate-type signal peptide domain-containing protein has protein sequence MHKIVTGAIAGAAGVALLLGGAGSFALWNASASSAASAVSSGTLSLTANNDGVWTDITNGRSATINPSSVLMVPGNTYQFTQTLTVGATGQDLKANLTYAQQSITGDQALIAATTKTLAVTSSSASVVPASGSSNTFVVSPSTATSTVKVVFTIALPSSATTGQGGTVNVGALAFTLTQTAIGS, from the coding sequence ATGCACAAGATCGTCACCGGAGCCATCGCCGGAGCAGCAGGCGTCGCGCTCCTCCTGGGCGGAGCAGGCTCCTTCGCCCTGTGGAACGCGAGCGCCAGCAGCGCCGCGTCCGCCGTGAGCTCGGGCACCCTCAGCCTCACCGCGAACAACGACGGCGTGTGGACGGACATCACCAACGGGCGCTCGGCGACGATCAACCCGTCCTCCGTGCTCATGGTCCCCGGCAACACGTACCAGTTCACCCAGACGCTCACCGTCGGGGCCACCGGTCAGGACCTCAAGGCGAACCTGACGTACGCACAGCAGAGCATCACCGGCGACCAGGCCCTCATCGCCGCCACCACGAAGACGCTCGCGGTCACGTCCTCGAGCGCCTCGGTGGTGCCGGCCAGCGGCAGCAGCAACACCTTCGTCGTGTCGCCGTCCACCGCGACCTCGACGGTCAAGGTCGTCTTCACGATCGCACTGCCGTCGTCGGCGACCACGGGACAGGGCGGCACGGTCAACGTCGGCGCCCTCGCCTTCACGCTCACCCAGACCGCCATCGGGTCCTGA
- the pnuC gene encoding nicotinamide riboside transporter PnuC, which yields MGIVRWLFDAQLVIGDQTVLWREVIGNVFGLLSALGGMRRRVWAWPVGIAGNALLFTVFMGALFDTPNPVNLLGQAGRQVMFVLVSVYGWYRWTHRADETATVLEPRWASWRARAFLVVALVGGTALLTPVFRALGSYEPVWSDAWIFVGSLLATYGMAKGWVEFWLVWVAVDLVGVPLLFSAGYYASGLMYVVYGLFTLTGFFVWMQQRRKPSAAPVTVG from the coding sequence ATGGGCATCGTGCGGTGGTTGTTCGACGCGCAGCTCGTCATCGGCGACCAGACCGTGCTCTGGCGCGAGGTGATCGGCAACGTCTTCGGCCTGCTCAGCGCCCTGGGCGGCATGCGCCGGAGGGTGTGGGCGTGGCCCGTCGGCATCGCCGGCAACGCGCTCCTGTTCACCGTCTTCATGGGGGCGCTCTTCGACACCCCCAACCCGGTCAACCTGCTCGGGCAGGCCGGGCGACAGGTGATGTTCGTCCTGGTCAGCGTCTACGGCTGGTACCGCTGGACGCACCGGGCGGACGAGACCGCGACCGTGCTCGAACCCCGGTGGGCCTCGTGGCGTGCGCGCGCCTTCCTCGTGGTGGCCCTGGTCGGCGGCACCGCGCTGCTCACCCCCGTGTTCCGCGCGCTCGGCTCGTACGAGCCGGTGTGGAGCGACGCGTGGATCTTCGTCGGGTCGCTCCTGGCCACCTACGGGATGGCGAAGGGCTGGGTCGAGTTCTGGCTCGTCTGGGTGGCCGTCGACCTGGTCGGGGTGCCCCTGCTGTTCTCGGCCGGCTACTACGCCTCGGGCCTGATGTACGTCGTCTACGGCCTGTTCACGCTGACCGGGTTCTTCGTGTGGATGCAGCAGCGTCGGAAGCCGTCCGCCGCGCCGGTCACCGTCGGCTGA
- a CDS encoding ABC transporter permease, producing the protein MSRLGTVVRFEFVRAVKKPAFWIGTLALPLVVVVVSLLVGIGQAAGTDSAVSSGSATKTPFHYVDHSGLVSETVAAKWGGSPSDDPAGDRAAVRSGHLDAFIEFPAKPSSTPVTVLGADRGLFANNGYGALASRVLEQSVAAQVDDAEAVHILRSPPDADVTTYADGHVAPGWLSVVPPLLYVAAFFGLVILLASRMVTVVVEEKENRISEMILTTVTAGTLIRGKVLAMLLVGLVQVGVFLVPGLLSLAVVLPLVAGRVGTLAVDPWRMVAGALLLVGGVLLASALFVAVGASVPTIKDASTLQSAALFAVIIPLYAAFFVTTTPSSPVAAFFTYFPTFTPVTAMVRNAVGSLSVVETVVCIVEVFVVATVLLWFAEYLFRHSVAQYGTKVSLRQIAGWRRSRAMPRSR; encoded by the coding sequence ATGAGCCGCCTCGGCACGGTGGTGCGCTTCGAGTTCGTCCGCGCCGTCAAGAAGCCCGCGTTCTGGATCGGGACCCTGGCCCTCCCCCTCGTCGTCGTCGTCGTGTCGTTGCTCGTCGGGATCGGGCAGGCAGCCGGCACCGACTCGGCCGTGTCGAGCGGCTCCGCCACGAAGACCCCGTTCCACTACGTCGACCACTCCGGGCTCGTGTCCGAGACGGTCGCGGCGAAGTGGGGCGGATCGCCGTCCGACGACCCTGCGGGCGACCGGGCGGCGGTGCGGTCCGGGCACCTCGACGCCTTCATCGAGTTCCCCGCCAAGCCGTCGTCGACGCCGGTCACCGTGCTCGGCGCCGACCGCGGCCTGTTCGCGAACAACGGGTACGGCGCCCTCGCGAGCCGGGTGCTCGAACAGAGCGTCGCCGCACAGGTCGACGACGCCGAGGCCGTGCACATCCTCCGGTCGCCGCCGGACGCCGACGTCACCACCTACGCCGACGGACACGTCGCCCCGGGCTGGCTGTCCGTCGTCCCGCCGCTGCTCTACGTGGCCGCGTTCTTCGGGCTCGTCATCCTGCTCGCCAGCCGGATGGTGACCGTCGTGGTCGAGGAGAAGGAGAACCGCATCTCCGAGATGATCCTCACCACCGTCACCGCCGGCACGCTCATCCGCGGCAAGGTCCTGGCGATGCTCCTGGTCGGGCTCGTGCAGGTAGGCGTGTTCCTGGTGCCGGGTCTGCTGTCCCTCGCGGTCGTCCTGCCACTCGTCGCGGGACGGGTCGGCACGCTGGCGGTCGACCCGTGGCGGATGGTCGCCGGGGCGCTGCTGCTCGTCGGCGGCGTGCTGCTCGCGTCCGCCCTGTTCGTCGCGGTGGGAGCGTCGGTCCCGACGATCAAGGACGCCTCGACGCTGCAGTCCGCGGCGCTGTTCGCGGTGATCATCCCGCTGTACGCGGCGTTCTTCGTGACGACGACCCCCTCGTCGCCGGTCGCCGCGTTCTTCACGTACTTCCCGACCTTCACCCCGGTGACGGCCATGGTGCGGAACGCGGTCGGGTCGCTCTCGGTCGTCGAGACGGTGGTGTGCATCGTCGAGGTGTTCGTCGTCGCAACCGTGCTGCTCTGGTTCGCCGAGTACCTCTTCCGGCACTCGGTCGCGCAGTACGGCACCAAGGTGAGCCTGCGGCAGATCGCGGGCTGGCGTCGGTCCCGCGCCATGCCGCGGTCCCGCTGA
- a CDS encoding ABC transporter ATP-binding protein: MRFGERTVVDGLTFDIAPGETFGLLGSNGSGKTTTIRALLGITAPTEGTLTIDGEPYRPATGGIGYLPEERGLYRKETVIDVMTYFAALRGTPRGPATRWSTEYLERVGLADKAKVRIDKLSGGQQQKVQLGITIMDRPRLLILDEPTKGLDPVNRRLLLDLVDERKADGATVVLVTHHMDEVERLCDRILLLKDGVAAAYGTIPEVQDAFGGAVAKVGLTGPVPRSERYRTARHEGHVAYLVPTAAAARDGSDILAELVGAGVHVTGFEMRRIPLDEIFVQLYGHDAGTDALRADALRTDRRTPGAAPAGAAR; this comes from the coding sequence ATGCGCTTCGGGGAACGGACCGTGGTGGACGGGCTGACGTTCGACATCGCGCCGGGCGAGACGTTCGGGCTGCTCGGCAGCAACGGCTCCGGCAAGACCACGACGATCCGCGCCCTCCTCGGCATCACCGCGCCGACCGAGGGCACCCTGACGATCGACGGCGAACCGTACCGTCCGGCGACGGGCGGGATCGGGTACCTGCCCGAGGAACGCGGCCTGTACCGCAAGGAGACCGTCATCGACGTCATGACGTACTTCGCGGCGCTCCGCGGCACGCCCCGGGGCCCGGCGACCCGCTGGTCGACCGAGTACCTGGAACGCGTGGGCCTGGCCGACAAGGCGAAGGTGCGGATCGACAAGCTCTCCGGCGGCCAGCAGCAGAAGGTGCAGCTCGGCATCACGATCATGGACCGGCCGCGCCTGCTCATCCTCGACGAGCCGACGAAGGGCCTGGACCCGGTGAACCGCCGACTGCTGCTCGACCTGGTCGACGAGCGGAAGGCGGACGGCGCGACGGTCGTGCTCGTCACCCACCACATGGACGAGGTCGAACGGCTGTGCGACCGGATCCTGCTCCTCAAGGACGGGGTGGCCGCCGCGTACGGCACCATCCCCGAGGTGCAGGACGCCTTCGGCGGCGCGGTCGCGAAGGTGGGCCTGACGGGTCCGGTGCCGCGGTCCGAGCGCTACCGCACGGCCCGGCACGAGGGGCACGTCGCCTACCTCGTCCCGACCGCCGCCGCCGCGCGCGACGGGTCGGACATCCTCGCCGAGCTCGTCGGCGCCGGTGTGCACGTCACGGGCTTCGAGATGCGGCGGATCCCGCTCGACGAGATCTTCGTGCAGCTGTACGGGCACGACGCCGGGACCGACGCGCTCCGTGCCGACGCCCTCCGGACCGACCGCCGCACCCCGGGTGCCGCGCCGGCGGGAGCAGCACGATGA
- a CDS encoding threonine aldolase family protein, whose protein sequence is MIDLRSDTVTRPTPAMRRAMMEAEVGDDVFGEDPETTRLEQEVAELLGHEAGLFTPSGSMANQLGLRLLVGPGEELLADVQAHVVRAELGAAAVFSGITTRTWASERGLLVADAVRDMAEPNAGAYSVSTTAIAVENTHNFGGGTVQPLDEVRAVQAHAREHGIGMHLDGARLWNAHVASGTPLRTLAAGFDTVSVCMSKGLGAPVGSVLVSTAERIAAARTWRKRYGGGMRQTGILAAGARYALHEHVDRLAEDHANARVLAAALDVDPATVDTNIVFARVSDPAAFVAAAAAGGVRVMQLGRTTVRLVTHLDVSAADAERAAEVLAALPR, encoded by the coding sequence GTGATCGACCTGCGCTCCGACACCGTCACCCGTCCCACCCCGGCGATGCGCCGCGCCATGATGGAGGCCGAGGTCGGCGACGACGTGTTCGGCGAGGACCCGGAGACCACCCGGCTCGAGCAGGAGGTCGCGGAGCTCCTGGGGCACGAGGCCGGGCTCTTCACCCCGTCCGGCTCGATGGCGAACCAGCTCGGCCTGCGCCTGCTCGTCGGTCCGGGCGAGGAACTCCTGGCCGACGTGCAGGCCCACGTCGTCCGTGCCGAACTCGGGGCGGCGGCGGTCTTCTCCGGCATCACGACGCGCACCTGGGCATCGGAACGCGGCCTGCTCGTGGCCGACGCGGTCCGGGACATGGCCGAGCCGAACGCGGGCGCCTACTCGGTGTCGACCACCGCGATCGCGGTCGAGAACACCCACAACTTCGGCGGCGGCACGGTCCAGCCCCTCGACGAGGTGCGGGCGGTGCAGGCCCACGCCCGGGAGCACGGCATCGGGATGCACCTGGACGGGGCCCGGCTGTGGAACGCCCACGTGGCGTCGGGCACCCCGCTCCGCACGCTCGCCGCCGGCTTCGACACCGTGTCGGTCTGCATGTCGAAGGGCCTCGGCGCCCCGGTCGGTTCGGTGCTCGTCAGCACGGCGGAGCGGATCGCCGCCGCGCGGACCTGGCGGAAGCGCTACGGCGGGGGCATGCGGCAGACCGGCATCCTCGCCGCGGGGGCCCGGTACGCGCTGCACGAGCACGTCGACCGGCTGGCCGAGGACCACGCGAACGCACGGGTGCTCGCCGCCGCCCTCGACGTCGACCCCGCGACGGTGGACACGAACATCGTGTTCGCCCGGGTGTCGGACCCGGCCGCCTTCGTCGCCGCTGCCGCCGCCGGTGGGGTCCGTGTCATGCAGCTCGGCCGGACGACGGTGCGGCTCGTGACGCACCTCGACGTGTCGGCGGCGGACGCCGAGCGTGCCGCGGAGGTGCTCGCCGCGCTCCCCCGCTGA
- a CDS encoding metallophosphoesterase family protein, with amino-acid sequence MQTPAPGTLRILHLSDTHLTGDGALHQGTVDTTAALEALLDHLGAVDGVGLVVVSGDVSEDGSPESYATVRRLVGGWAARRGAAFVAVPGNHDQRAGFRRVLFDGHVLGEGGQELLHTMEHHDPSVPVRGRSLVAGRRVVTVDTSVPGAGYGEVGAAALEHLRTALAEPAPHGSVVVLHHPPLPAPTSLHDALKLRNPGELAAVLRDSDVRVVLAGHYHHHFAGSLAGVPVLVAPGVANDADVTGPYDEETALVGTGALVVDVAEDGLLWSTPVRVPRPDADQRALHLDAETSARIAADSGPA; translated from the coding sequence ATGCAGACCCCCGCTCCCGGAACACTCCGCATCCTGCACCTGTCCGACACCCACCTGACCGGCGACGGCGCGCTGCACCAGGGCACGGTGGACACCACGGCCGCGCTCGAGGCCCTGCTCGACCACCTCGGTGCGGTCGACGGCGTCGGACTGGTCGTCGTCTCGGGGGACGTGTCCGAGGACGGGTCCCCGGAGTCGTACGCGACCGTGCGCCGGCTCGTCGGCGGGTGGGCTGCGCGGCGCGGGGCGGCCTTCGTCGCCGTGCCGGGCAACCACGACCAGCGCGCGGGCTTCCGCCGGGTGCTGTTCGACGGGCACGTGCTGGGCGAGGGCGGGCAGGAACTCCTGCACACCATGGAGCACCACGACCCCTCGGTACCGGTGCGCGGCCGGTCCCTCGTCGCCGGACGCCGGGTCGTCACGGTGGACACGAGCGTCCCCGGCGCCGGGTACGGCGAGGTCGGAGCGGCAGCGCTCGAGCACCTGCGCACGGCCCTGGCCGAACCGGCACCGCACGGGTCGGTCGTCGTGCTGCACCACCCGCCGCTGCCCGCGCCGACCTCGTTGCACGACGCCCTGAAGCTCCGGAACCCCGGGGAGCTCGCCGCCGTGCTGCGCGACTCCGACGTCCGGGTCGTCCTCGCCGGCCACTACCACCACCACTTCGCCGGGTCGCTCGCGGGCGTGCCCGTCCTCGTGGCTCCCGGGGTGGCGAACGACGCCGACGTCACCGGTCCCTACGACGAAGAGACCGCCCTCGTCGGCACCGGCGCCCTGGTCGTCGACGTCGCCGAGGACGGGTTGCTCTGGTCGACGCCCGTCCGGGTCCCGCGTCCGGACGCCGACCAGCGGGCGCTGCACCTCGACGCCGAGACGTCGGCGCGCATCGCCGCCGACTCCGGGCCGGCCTGA
- a CDS encoding NADP-dependent oxidoreductase: MRTGSAVQYERYGEFDVVEVVPQERPTPGPGEVLVEVIAAGLNHIERFLREGKLQDHVQVEFPARQGVDLAGIVRARGDGVKDLRVGDEVMGHAPEGGSHATWVVVPRDAVVTKPAHVGWEVAGGLYLAGCTAVDVVRKLRLGPDDTVVISAAAGGVGHIQCQLARDAGATVIGLGSPRNHDYLRQIGILPVAYGDGEEARITEIAKGRPVTAFIDNHGDASARELATRLGVAEGRFVSSEDRRDAELRFLRAPASDPEARELITYLVKAVEDRRVQVLISGFYPFEYIVDAYEDLAEMHSRGKVVVGMQPVETGARQDWYRSEKARDLRDVYAHEKAEGTLESGSPASRGAE, translated from the coding sequence ATGCGAACCGGTAGCGCAGTGCAGTACGAGCGGTACGGCGAATTCGACGTGGTCGAGGTCGTCCCTCAGGAACGCCCCACCCCGGGACCCGGCGAGGTGCTCGTCGAGGTCATCGCCGCGGGCCTGAACCACATCGAACGGTTCCTCCGCGAGGGCAAGCTCCAGGACCACGTGCAGGTCGAGTTCCCCGCACGGCAGGGCGTCGACCTCGCCGGCATCGTCCGGGCACGCGGCGACGGTGTGAAGGACCTCCGCGTCGGCGACGAGGTCATGGGCCACGCACCCGAGGGCGGCTCGCACGCCACCTGGGTCGTCGTGCCCCGCGACGCGGTCGTCACCAAGCCGGCGCACGTCGGGTGGGAGGTCGCTGGCGGCCTCTACCTGGCCGGATGCACCGCCGTCGACGTCGTGCGGAAGCTGCGCCTCGGCCCCGACGACACCGTCGTCATCAGTGCCGCCGCCGGTGGCGTCGGCCACATCCAGTGCCAGCTCGCCCGCGACGCCGGGGCGACCGTGATCGGTCTCGGCAGCCCCCGGAACCACGACTACCTGCGGCAGATCGGCATCCTGCCCGTCGCGTACGGGGACGGTGAGGAGGCCCGGATCACCGAGATCGCGAAGGGCCGGCCCGTCACGGCCTTCATCGACAACCACGGGGACGCGTCCGCTCGCGAGCTCGCGACGCGGCTCGGCGTCGCCGAGGGGCGGTTCGTCTCGTCCGAGGACCGACGCGACGCGGAGCTCCGGTTCCTGCGGGCACCGGCGTCCGACCCCGAGGCCCGGGAACTCATCACGTACCTCGTGAAGGCCGTCGAGGACCGCCGCGTGCAGGTCCTCATCTCGGGGTTCTACCCGTTCGAGTACATCGTCGACGCCTACGAGGACCTGGCCGAGATGCACTCCCGCGGCAAGGTCGTGGTCGGTATGCAGCCCGTCGAGACCGGCGCCCGGCAGGACTGGTACCGCTCGGAGAAGGCCCGCGACCTCCGCGACGTGTACGCGCACGAGAAGGCCGAGGGGACGCTCGAGAGCGGGTCGCCCGCCTCCCGCGGGGCCGAGTGA
- a CDS encoding ABC transporter permease: MSLVEPGRPTTNGPGAGDGNGSAAGDANGSAAAPGRRTRPFALLGSELALVFRRRRTWAMLGALALVPILIAVAVKLATDGDSGGPAFLGDITNNGLFVSFTALTVSIPLFLPLTVGVVAGDTVAGEASHGTLRYLLVAPTGRVRFILVKTAGAIAFCLAATLLVVLVGAAIGAALFPIGPVTLLSGTQVDGWSYAGRALLLALYVTLSMLGLVAIGLFASTLTNVPVGAMAATVVLAGASQVLDQLPQLDWLHPFLFSHLWLGFGDLLRDPISFDSFGSNAALQLGYVAVFGALAYGRFASKDVLS, encoded by the coding sequence ATGTCGCTGGTTGAACCGGGTCGTCCGACCACGAACGGCCCCGGCGCCGGGGACGGGAACGGCTCCGCCGCCGGGGATGCGAACGGCTCCGCCGCGGCCCCCGGCCGACGCACCCGTCCGTTCGCGCTGCTCGGCTCGGAGCTCGCCCTGGTGTTCCGGCGGCGCCGCACCTGGGCGATGCTCGGCGCACTCGCGCTCGTGCCGATCCTCATCGCGGTCGCGGTCAAGCTGGCCACCGACGGGGACAGCGGTGGCCCCGCGTTCCTCGGCGACATCACGAACAACGGGCTCTTCGTGTCGTTCACCGCGCTGACGGTGTCGATCCCGCTCTTCCTGCCGCTCACCGTCGGTGTCGTCGCCGGTGACACGGTGGCCGGCGAGGCGAGCCACGGCACCCTGCGGTACCTGCTCGTCGCACCGACCGGTCGCGTGCGGTTCATCCTGGTCAAGACGGCCGGCGCGATCGCGTTCTGCCTCGCGGCGACGCTGCTCGTCGTGCTGGTCGGCGCGGCGATCGGGGCGGCGCTGTTCCCGATCGGACCGGTGACCCTGCTCTCCGGGACGCAGGTCGACGGCTGGTCGTACGCGGGCCGTGCGCTGCTGCTCGCGCTCTACGTCACCCTGTCGATGCTCGGGCTCGTCGCGATCGGGCTGTTCGCCTCGACCCTGACGAACGTGCCCGTCGGGGCGATGGCGGCGACGGTCGTGCTGGCGGGGGCGTCCCAGGTGCTCGACCAGCTCCCGCAGCTCGACTGGCTGCACCCGTTCCTGTTCTCGCACCTGTGGCTCGGCTTCGGCGACCTGCTGCGCGACCCGATCTCGTTCGACTCGTTCGGCAGCAACGCCGCGCTGCAGCTCGGTTACGTGGCGGTGTTCGGCGCCCTGGCCTACGGCCGCTTCGCGAGTAAGGACGTCCTCAGCTGA
- a CDS encoding ABC transporter ATP-binding protein: MTTGTDTAAADTGTAATTTDLAIRTTGLRKVFRKQRAVDGIDLAVPRGSVFGFLGPNGSGKTTTIRMLLGLSSATDGTIEVLGEPMPRALRSVLPRVGALVEGPAFYPYLSGRANLARFDAADPTSDPRTRKARVAGALDRVGLTHAADKKAHAYSLGMKQRLGLANALLTPRELLVLDEPTNGLDPQGTREVRNLIRSLADDGTTVFVSSHLLAEIEQVCTHAAVMRTGSIVAQGPLDELRAAGARTVTVRTPDVGQAGVVLTRLGLQPRRDGGSDVLVADLTADVAPETITAELVRADVRVRGLAVGGGTLEDLFVALTGEGFDVAG, from the coding sequence GTGACCACCGGGACGGACACCGCGGCCGCTGACACCGGCACCGCGGCGACGACGACGGACCTCGCGATCCGTACCACGGGCCTCCGCAAGGTCTTCCGGAAGCAGCGCGCCGTCGACGGCATCGACCTCGCGGTGCCGCGCGGCTCGGTCTTCGGCTTCCTCGGGCCGAACGGGTCGGGCAAGACGACCACGATCCGGATGCTCCTGGGCCTGTCGAGCGCCACGGACGGCACGATCGAGGTCCTCGGCGAACCCATGCCGCGGGCGCTGCGCTCGGTGCTCCCCCGGGTCGGCGCCCTCGTCGAGGGTCCGGCGTTCTACCCGTACCTGTCCGGTCGTGCGAACCTCGCCCGCTTCGACGCCGCCGACCCGACGTCGGACCCGCGCACCCGGAAGGCCCGCGTCGCCGGAGCCCTGGACCGCGTCGGCCTCACGCACGCCGCCGACAAGAAGGCGCACGCGTACTCGCTCGGCATGAAGCAGCGTCTGGGCCTGGCGAACGCCCTGCTCACCCCGCGCGAACTCCTGGTGCTCGACGAGCCGACGAACGGTCTCGACCCGCAGGGCACCCGCGAGGTGCGGAACCTCATCCGCTCGCTCGCCGACGACGGCACGACGGTGTTCGTGTCGAGCCACCTGCTGGCCGAGATCGAGCAGGTGTGCACGCACGCCGCGGTCATGCGCACGGGTTCGATCGTCGCGCAGGGGCCGCTCGACGAGCTCCGCGCAGCCGGAGCGCGGACCGTGACCGTGCGGACGCCCGACGTCGGGCAGGCCGGGGTCGTCCTGACCCGTCTGGGCCTGCAGCCACGACGGGACGGCGGATCGGACGTGCTGGTCGCGGACCTGACCGCCGACGTCGCGCCCGAGACCATCACGGCCGAGCTGGTCCGGGCCGACGTCCGCGTCCGTGGGCTCGCGGTCGGCGGCGGGACCCTCGAGGACCTGTTCGTCGCACTCACCGGGGAGGGTTTCGATGTCGCTGGTTGA
- a CDS encoding LolA family protein, which yields MKKSVWLPAVIAPVVVAGAVAAPALAQAAATPIAGSHPTAAAVIASIAESSDARYSGKLTQTSALGLPELPAGAGGSSLEGDASDVLGLLTAPHTARVYVDGASKQRIQVTEQLAEQDLVRNGDRVWTWDSKDRTATQVTLPSRTADAPAAGTTTPTDVAERAIDAITPTTTVSKPVATSVAGHDAWLLTLTPKSSDTLVGRVQLAVDQQTGLPLRASVTAAGADDPAFQVGFTSLDYGAPAARLFDFTPPAGADVTTKDLSDVDPGAARGHGDGARGHDHGGATVSGSGWDTVVTLPAGTGATKDTGSDASGLLDQLTTSVDGGRAVQTSLVSVYLTDDGRVLAGAVPVAALVAAAE from the coding sequence ATGAAGAAGTCCGTCTGGCTGCCGGCCGTGATCGCACCCGTCGTCGTGGCCGGTGCCGTCGCCGCTCCCGCCCTCGCCCAGGCCGCCGCGACCCCGATCGCCGGGTCGCACCCGACCGCCGCCGCCGTCATCGCGAGCATCGCCGAGTCCTCGGACGCCCGGTACTCCGGCAAGCTCACGCAGACCAGCGCGCTCGGCCTCCCCGAACTCCCCGCCGGTGCCGGCGGGTCCTCGCTCGAGGGCGACGCCTCGGACGTCCTCGGCCTGCTCACCGCGCCGCACACCGCTCGGGTCTACGTCGACGGGGCGAGCAAGCAGCGCATCCAGGTGACCGAGCAGCTCGCCGAACAGGACCTCGTCCGCAACGGTGACCGCGTCTGGACCTGGGACTCGAAGGACCGCACGGCGACGCAGGTCACCCTGCCGAGCCGGACCGCCGACGCCCCCGCCGCGGGTACCACGACCCCGACCGACGTGGCCGAGCGCGCGATCGACGCGATCACCCCGACCACGACGGTGTCGAAGCCGGTCGCGACCTCGGTCGCCGGGCACGACGCCTGGCTGCTCACCCTGACGCCGAAGTCGTCGGACACGCTCGTCGGACGCGTGCAGCTCGCCGTCGACCAGCAGACCGGGCTGCCGCTGCGCGCCTCGGTCACCGCCGCCGGTGCGGACGACCCGGCCTTCCAGGTCGGCTTCACGAGCCTCGACTACGGCGCACCCGCTGCCCGCCTGTTCGACTTCACCCCGCCGGCGGGTGCGGACGTCACCACGAAGGACCTGTCCGACGTCGACCCGGGTGCGGCCCGTGGTCACGGCGACGGTGCGCGCGGCCACGACCACGGCGGCGCGACCGTCTCCGGCAGCGGCTGGGACACCGTCGTCACGCTCCCCGCGGGGACCGGAGCGACGAAGGACACCGGGTCGGACGCCTCCGGGCTCCTCGACCAGCTCACCACCAGCGTCGACGGCGGACGTGCCGTGCAGACGTCACTCGTCTCCGTGTACCTGACCGACGACGGCCGGGTCCTGGCGGGCGCGGTGCCGGTCGCCGCCCTGGTGGCAGCTGCCGAGTGA
- a CDS encoding ribose-5-phosphate isomerase — protein MTFRIVVGSDDAGFALKEVLRDDLAADPRVSSLVDVGVDADGHTAYPHVAVAAARLVADGSADRALLVCGTGLGVAISANKVPGIRAVTAHDPFSVERSVLSNDAQVLCLGQRVIGTELARRLVREWLGYTFDPDSPSAGKVDAIRSYEHPAR, from the coding sequence ATGACGTTCCGCATCGTGGTCGGGTCCGACGACGCCGGCTTCGCGCTCAAGGAGGTCCTCCGCGACGACCTCGCCGCCGATCCGCGGGTCAGCAGCCTCGTCGACGTGGGGGTCGACGCCGACGGCCACACCGCGTACCCGCACGTCGCCGTCGCGGCTGCGCGGCTGGTGGCCGACGGGTCCGCCGACCGGGCACTGCTCGTCTGCGGGACCGGGCTCGGCGTCGCGATCAGCGCGAACAAGGTCCCCGGCATCCGGGCGGTCACCGCGCACGACCCGTTCAGCGTCGAGCGCTCGGTGCTGTCGAACGACGCCCAGGTGCTCTGCCTCGGGCAGCGGGTGATCGGCACCGAGCTCGCCCGTCGCCTCGTGCGGGAGTGGCTCGGGTACACGTTCGACCCCGACTCCCCGAGCGCCGGGAAGGTCGACGCGATCCGCTCCTACGAGCACCCCGCCCGCTGA